ATATTTAGGCTACCATATAAGGCCCagttaatttatttctgaataattttttaatatctttcttctaaaaaaataaaataaaataagttaaataaatttattcaggCCGGATACATTAGTAGAATTAAGATCGCGTGCTTGAGTAAAGGGCGgatcttttgatattttggTTGATACTCGAGTCGTCATCTTTGCAGGCGTTGATGAGCCATGATTTTTACTTGATAGGCGCCATTCTGTCCGCCGAAACCAGTGCCGCCGAAAGTATGCCTGGCTCCGAGTACCTATGAGGAGAACATGAAGAGCCTATGGACGAAGCCGGTTCACACGGATGTCACTCTGATAACGAGTAACTGCACGTTTTTGGCTCATCGGTGTTTGCTCGCCGCCGCCTCACCGGCGTTTTCACCGGCTCTTCTCGATGGAACTCGCCCAGGAACTCACACCGCGCAGCTCCAGCGAGTCCAGCATGGTATATGCCAGCTCTATCAGGTTCGGAGGTAGTAACAGGATAAACACAATAACACATGTTTCCCTTATTGTCTCGTCAAGGTGAGCACTTTCGGCGAGGCCACCGTCGGTGACTTCAACGACGATACCGAGTGCCTAATTCGTATCGATCAAAGCAAACCCGCAAAGTGAGTTAAACCTTCCTCGTATGTTTAATCCTGCGTCGAGTAACCCTTTATTTGGCAAGCTGCAATTAACACGTGACGGAACACACATGCCTAATTTTGCGGCAGGTGTTGCCAACTAACACGCTGAGTGTCGCTTGAGCTTAATACTAACAGAAGGGCTCGCAATTGGAAACGCTTCGATCACACGTTGTTGATCGAACACACTGACATCGCTTGAGGGTACTATTGCCAAATAAAGAGTTAGATGCAGCCCCCCCTTTAGCCTTTGCACGGTCTTTAAATATCGGCACATTCGACTTACGTAGCGACGGAACAGAGAGTTTGCAATATTTCGTTGATAGAGTTTGTACAGTTCATGTGCTCCCGACGAGATGAGATCCGTACAAACAAGTCATGTACGTTGCAGAGTATGGGAGCAACTTAAGCGACGATCGAGTTTTCAAGTACTGCCGACCATGGATAATCAGAGGAAGAGCAATGGCGCGACGAGAGATTTGAATCATCCTGCCTTCCAAAATATTCGTATATGTATGGTGAGAGTGATTTTGATATAGATTTTTCTCCTCACGCGCAACAACTTATTATTAACTCGTGAGTGATTGCGTTCTAGTCATTTGGCTgtactttttcatttttttacctATGTCTCTCAACCTATATCTCATTCATCGGTACCCGTGTGGAAATTCATCTAGGCATGctctatttaatattgacCCCATACGAGCGTTACTTAGGCATCCAAAATAAAGGCTTTTCGGACTGAAACCTATTCAGGGCCTATTTGGGATATTTGAACTTGAGCTTGCCTGAATTGGGCCtggtttaaatttacaacttccccccccccccccaagaCAGTTAGGTTTGCCCGGTTACAGCCCGTATAGgaaatagtttaaaatagaTGTTTGCTCCAAAACAGTTAGGTTTGCCTAGTTAtagctttttttcttaattcttatattttaattattttaatatattaattgtattagacttaaatatttcaaagtaacATACCGTTTTCCATGTCTGATAGACTGAAGTCATTagctaatacattatttataaaatctattattttattgagtttGTTGTCTTCTATGTTTGGCTTTTAAATAGAtcgtaaagaaaaacaaaagttttaaatagaatattaattgcaaataacCGATATCAGACTCgtaatatgtttttgtaagatttaaaaaaaaataccatttCTGTATTACAAATACTGATATCTATTTCGATTGATTAAACGAtacgattatatgtataatacataatgcataaaatataataaataattgatatattttaaaattgttgtttttatttatttattaaatataataagttggGCAATGGTATATCCTGTAATTTTggcacaatttattttacatatataagcccaacttaaatataattaactatttgAACGCTTTaaagtattagtgctaaatagattgcaatttccatcaaattattaaggttatgaaaaaaagataaatttaacaatgaaattaataggtaaataaattaatgttatttatttttaatatattctgcaaaatttaacttcttttataaataatataattgcgtcagtttacaacatatatagTACAGGAAAATTAGACTCAAAAACCactgtttcgagaaaaaattgtaagaggcacttttattgcagattcttattcggaaaaatcatacaaacatattaaacaaaaattcaactcgAAAAAAGTTGAGAATTATTGTGTAAACAATGGAAGAAGGTGAAAATTTTGGTtttttggcaataaaaaaaatttattactgttagcaaaaaacaaaaaatatgagcTTATaggtattaaaatatctattaaatgagCCGTCGAACGTTCcaattggtttatttttaaggagaaaaaaattaaaaactgctaaaatttacttttttttaaattgttaataaataattaataactaatggACAAGTGAAGGCAAATTCTTGTAATAGGGCTTAAATAGTAGCGGTTACTATTCTCTAAaagtcttgaaaattttagccCAAAACATTCACAACTTTTGGCACAAAGcgatttgttatttaattattttttaatttttaattaacattgtttaCACAACTTTTTCCGAGTCGAATTTctgtttaatatgtttgtatgatttttccgAATAAGAATCTACAATAAAAGTGcctcttataattttttctcgaaagtctaattttaattttaatgtactaataggtatatatagacaataacaagtacccaatATCGATAAGTCAATTGGCTCAGTGGATAGAGTACAAGtttttgtaatcctaaggtcccgggggCAAAACGAGCAGCGGCAAGGGGGgaattgatgaaaaaaaggggagaaagagaaaaggagggggaaaaggaaaggaaaaaagaaaagaaagaaagaaaagaaagaaagaaagaaaagaagaaagaaaagaaagaaagaaagaaagaaaaggaaaaggaaaagaaagaaaaggaaaaaggaaaaggaaaaggaaaggaaaaggaaaaaggaaaaggaaaaggaaaaggaaaaggaaaaggaaaaggaaaaggaaaaggaaaggaaaaggaaaaggaaaaggaaaaggaaaaggaaaaggaaaaggaaaaggaaaaggaaaggaaaaggaaaggaaaaaggaaaaggaaaaaggaaaaggaaaaggaaaaggaaaaggaaaaggaaaaaaggaaaaggaaaaggaaaaggaaaattaaaaggaaaaggaaaaggaaaaagaaaagaaaaggaaaaggaaaggaaaaggaaaaggaaaaggaaaaggaaaagaaaagaaaagaaaagaaaagaaaagaaaagaaagaaaagaaaagaaaagaaaagaaaagaaaagaaaagaaaaagaaaagaaaagaaaaataaaaataaaaagaaaaaaagaaaaggaaaagaaaagaaaagaaaagaaaagaaaaggaaatgaaagaaaagaaaagaaagaaaagaaaaagaaaaaaaaaaggaaaaggaaaaggaaaaaaggaaaggaaattaaaggaaaaggaaaggaaattaaaaaaaggaaaggaaaggaaaattaaaaggaaaggaaaggaaaataaaagaattaaaagaaaagaaaaaaaagaaaagtaaaagaaaaggaaaagaaaaggaaaggaaaagaaaagaaaataaaaaaaaaaaaaaataaaataaaataaaataaaataaaaattaaattaaataaaattaaataaattaaaattaaaataaaataaaataaaattaaataaattaaaataaattaaattaaaataaaataaaataaaataaaataaagtaaaataaataaataattaaagggaaataataataaataaaattagaataaaataatttaatttaattaattaataaaaattttgtcctaaatttagtatgtactgttgataaaaataataaaaataaaattattttattataatactaaacAATTTTGGCTcaagctaaatttttatattggccCAACCATTGGTTTGAAAACCAATGTAAGCCCTAGATTAAAAAGCGGGACAAATCGATATTGGAGGTAAGCGTCCTAACTTCGatctcaataaaaataagaaaacctAACTTGGCCCTGATTACAACCTAGGTAGAATTTCCACACGGGTATTatcatatttgtattttacctgtttcttgatttataatagaaaatcgatatatttttcttatggcgttttcttatattaattgtcGTCCGTTTTTATGCTTACAGACTGAAAATGCGAATGGAGTACAGCAGCCCATGACCGTGATCACGCTATCGAAGCTGATCACGCCACAGGCGATGCAGCAGTGCTTGCAATTCATTTACACGGGCAGCTTGGACAAACGGTATCACGATCTACAAGTACGTTGGATCGGTAGAAATTGTCGTAAGAAAAAAGGTACATTCGAGAATGTAAGAAGACGCCCTTTGTTTTTGACCGCCGCGGAAGTAATGCGCGTAAGTAATGTGAAATAGGTGCGGTATAACCCCGggcaagaaaaaagaaaaagaaaacgaggaACAATTTAACTCGAATAGGATTGCGACAAGGTAGAAATTCAGTCGAAATAAGTGTGCCTTCCGGCTGCCTTTGCGAATTATACAGTTTGGGAAGGTATAACTGAGAAACCGCGGCCAGTCGCGAATGCTCCCGACTTATCGCGTTTGATAAGAAACACGGTGTTTGTACTTGTATTTGATCTCTTAAGAGCGTGAGTTAAAATTGCAACTGTTGCAGAATATACAGTAACTAACGCGGCTCTATTCTTTCAGACAGCTCCTATCGGGCTTCTACTGGTTAGTACAAAGCGAAATGCGTTTGAAAATTTGGCAGTCGCATTAATACATACGTACACGTTTACatgcgcacgcacgcacgcacatagtAGCCTCATCTAGTTGATTTGTTTCGAcgtttaaagatttaattgcGTGATCACATCATCATACAAGCATGCGCCTTTCTAACTTGCGACTAATACGCGAGGTAAACTCGcattttcaaagaattaatCTTTCAATTGAGCAATTAGAAGAcgcaaaaattaacaaaaatttataaacaattatgaGACGAATATATGTTTCAGAAAGCTGAGAGGCTGTTAAAATGCGCCAAAATTGTTTACGTAACTTGAAGCATTTAACTGCAGAGACTTGTTTAACATCGCGCAATTTTACCGACTACTTACATCGGTCTTTTTTTAGCTGATTAGGCCATACTCACTAAGCTTATAGTTCGCGAATCATCGCTTCCGTAGTATCGTGCGACCATCGCCCTCGACATCATCGAACGGGTAGGGGAGGGAAGGGTGATACTTGAGGAATCGATGTACGGTCGACCTCGGCCGAGGGAATGTCGTGCATGGACACGCTTCCAGTTGTTCTCACCGACATTCTAGAATCATTGCCTAGTAGGATAGGTCCTCTAGGGATCCGGAAGCGATCAGATCTCGagtctttcttcttttttttttggatcGATCATTTTACGTTGACGGAAGACGCCGTGGTGCATCGACGTGATGTCTCGGTTGCTCTTGCCCGCAGGAGATCAGACAGGCGGCCGAATTCCTCGAGCTACCGCAATTGCTCATGGTACTCGGTAGCATACAAACGCGGGAGCAGTTTGTCAATAGCGATCTCAATAACCGGTACAAGCAGGTGGTCAGACAACGTTTGGAAGATATCTGTCTGGAGCAAGGTGGGTGCCAATCGTGATCGATGTGAAAAAATGAAGCGATGTGagcttttcaataaaaaacacaaaaagaagtgtttctttagatttaataatttcttttgtaattaaaagaaatttatttgaaaatgaaatcactgtttaaaaattgcaattgtttaatttttcaaataatacataaaaatttgtattcagtaaaatgttttatctaaaaatatattgtttctaTGAAGTAAATATACTCAAGTTGTATAAATAGAAAtgctaaatgtaaaaaaaaatttttgtctgtATGATATATTTAGGTCTTTTCGCTGATGTCACATTTGAGTTGGATGACGGCAGCGTACCGGCTCACAAAGCGATTCTCACTGCCCGATGCGACGTGATGAAAGCCATGTTCTCTGGTGATTTTCGCGAAAGCAGCGCAAAAGTCGTAAGTACACTTTGTGAAATATAGTAGCTTTAATTGTCacaattaatagtaattttatgtgcAAGTGGTATTAAcacaaattatcaaaaattaaaattatcctgataaaaaattcttatatttcacGATATACTTTCAAGatgttgtattttatttttatagatttctaaaaaaaaaaaaaaaagtatcgtAAACTTCTCCAAATTTCATaagttttcttcaaaattgcagagtgaaaaattttagaatttgcatgtataaaaagttttaaacagGACTTTCTCTGTAACATTTCTAAAAAGGATTTTAACTCatataaaagatttgaaatattacttaaaaaattatgaaatttatatgaaagttttgaaaaattatgtaattttgagaaaatttttcatcagaatatttttgaagaacTCGAATAAGTTAAGCGTAATAgtcacaaataattaatacgaaTCGTGATTCATGATCGAACAGATAGTCTTTCCTGGGGTTCGGGAGTACACATTCCATAAGTTACTCTGCTATCTTTACACGGACGAGGTACCGGCAATCTCCTCGGCCAGATGCCTTAACTTATTGGAACTAGCCAATAGACTCTGCCTTCAACGATTGGTGAACTTAGTTGAGAGCAGAGTGATTGAGGATCTTGAGCGGCTTTCGCAAAACGAGGGGAACGACGCCGTGGAAAACTGCCTGAGGCTGTTAGAGCCGTGCAAGGTCGGTTTTCTTCACGTGTGTTTTACATCAATTAGGACGCGATAATGTGGCGGTAGCGGTACCCGTTTAACGCTTGGTTACCATTTCCAGCTGCATAATGCCGATCAGCTGGCCGACTGGTGCATGAATCATCTCTGCGTTAACTACAACAAACTGTGCAAAATGTCGCCCCGCAGCGTGCGGCTGCTTCATCCGGAGAACCAGGAGTATTTGAACGAGCACCGGTGGCCGCCAGTCTGGTACGTATTATTCCTCGACGACGTTTACAATGGCGTTTTTACTTCTCTCACTATTTGATttcgaagaaaaaagttttttcttattactttttacGACACATATCATGTTAATAACATCGTAATCGACTTAATTGACGTCGTTCGGTTCCCAATTTTGACCGTCGCAATTTGTCTCTGACAGGTACTTGAAGGACTACGATTACTATCAGAAATGTTTAGCGGAGCAAATACGCGAAAACAAGCCGACGTTGAAGCGAAATCGTAATCAGTCCGGCTGCTTGTGTTTCTCGAGCTCGAGCAAAACCAGGCGGGAGGGTAATACCGGGAACGGCACAAAGTCGACGACGTCGAGCGAGACGCCAGCGGATCGGCCGCTCTTCGACGCCTCGACTGAGTCCGGCGAGCAAGCCGTATGACAGGAACCAAGCGGCCTCAGCCGCTCCGTCAGATTTATCCTGGTACTACCTGTGCTCATGGTCTTCATATGCactatttttactattttgatACTGCTACAGATTTATACTTAAGCGGACTGCAAGACACCAAAGAGATGCACGaaaaacacacacataaaaaaatatacaaattacatatttattatatatataaataaaaatatttagtatatataacatatatataatatttttatttttatatataatatgtataattaaaaaaatatacaatatggaTAAAcatgacacacacacacacacacacacacacacacacacacacacacacacacacacacacacacacacacacacacacacacacacatacgtgtACACACAAAACACATGATACTAATACCATGCGACATGCGACAAAAACAAACTTAGATCTAGCTAGAATATGCATTCGATTTTAGCTCGTCGAGGTCGAGTCTTGAGTCCTACTCCCTATCTCGTATgtgatttctcttttttctacGGAGCCATTCTCCGCGCcgtgcatttttaaaaaactcgaTACCGTCGATCACCGAGTCTTCGTGAGCGTctgcaaattttttgtatgtggACCTGCGGATTTTTGCGACGTAgctacatatataatataatatagtgtatatatatacatatatatacatatatacttttatcttCAGCTAATAAAATGAGAACTGTGCTTGTTTCGAGGGGAGACTTTGTACTTTCTATATTGCGCGTTGATATTCCGAAGTTTATACATTCAGAGACAAAATTGTGTGGATGCTGATACGAATAAAGATCAattcattttcatttaaatcatatttttcctAAACAAAATAACGATTGGTACGAATAAACATATCCATAAGTAATCGTTTCATGTATGTACAAACAAAGAAGTGGCAATCCGAAAGTATCCGGAAGCCTTTTCTATTGGAAGCAAAGAAGTGGCAGTCTGTAAgaagtagaaaatatattattttttgtcatatattaaagaagcaaaaatatttaaagtgatTAAAGTCAACTATATTCCTATTCTATTTTAGTCATagaatttaagaatatttccatataaaaagtataaagtcATATCAAGACGTTAGGTGAAGAACATGAAGAATAAGGTGGATGATGAAAGATTAGATAAAGTAGTAGCTACATAGGATTGCTTAAAAGTTAACGAAATCATGTTGTGTATATAATAAGCTTGTATATGCGTATGTATACCGACATTTAATGTCTTTCCATCTTCATAAGAGTGTCGGTCAAATGAGGAAACCAATAATAGGTTTCGAGTATCCACTCATCATTGTCCCTGAT
This region of Monomorium pharaonis isolate MP-MQ-018 unplaced genomic scaffold, ASM1337386v2 scaffold_344, whole genome shotgun sequence genomic DNA includes:
- the LOC118644047 gene encoding LOW QUALITY PROTEIN: rho-related BTB domain-containing protein 1-like (The sequence of the model RefSeq protein was modified relative to this genomic sequence to represent the inferred CDS: deleted 1 base in 1 codon), which translates into the protein MDNEQPHQELVKCVVVGDTAVGKTRLICARACNKHVSLSQLLTTHVPTVWAIDQYRIYKDVLERSWEVVDNVNVSLRLWDTFGDHEKDRRFAYGRSDVVLLCFSITNPVSLRNCKVMWYPEIRRFCPQTPVLLVGCKNDLRYMYRDETYLSYFRDRSPFVRATRKSDLVMPDQARAVARELGVCYYETSVFTYYGVNEVFENSIRAALIARRQQRFWMTNLKRVQRPLLQAPFCPPKPVPPKVCLAPSTYEENMKSLWTKPVHTDVTLITSNCTFLAHRCLLAAASPAFHRLFSMELAQELTPRSSSESSMVSTFGEATVGDFNDDTECLIRIDQSKPAKVWEQLKRRSSFQVLPTMDNQRKSNGATRDLNHPAFQNIRICMTENANGVQQPMTVITLSKLITPQAMQQCLQFIYTGSLDKRYHDLQEIRQAAEFLELPQLLMVLGSIQTREQFVNSDLNNRYKQVVRQRLEDICLEQGLFADVTFELDDGSVPAHKAILTARCDVMKAMFSGDFRESSAKVIVFPGVREYTFHKLLCYLYTDEVPAISSARCLNLLELANRLCLQRLVNLVESRVIEDLERLSQNEGNDAVENCLRLLEPCKLHNADQLADWCMNHLCVNYNKLCKMSPRSVRLLHPENQEYLNEHRWPPVWYLKDYDYYQKCLAEQIRENKPTLKRNRNQSGCLCFSSSSKTRREGNTGNGTKSTTSSETPADRPLFDASTESGEQAV